The following are encoded in a window of Candidatus Polarisedimenticolia bacterium genomic DNA:
- a CDS encoding anti-sigma factor, which translates to MNLEGRGAEIMDCKAVQERLALDALDLLESDAERRALRQHLESGCPACSAEQAAVRETLGLLPYARTPEEPSPMVKARLVAAVRRDAANSAAEPRGFGRSRLWAVGIAAGVIVAVLTGVLVSRRERVLVADLHSRLRAQERELALLKQQMIRARDTLQLVSSPGVSVIDLEGQADRSESRARVFWDRRRQTWQIFAGGLPPPAKGRSYQLWMVTATAKINAGVFDPAATAEASGTVAIPRDAGAVVAAAVTEEPEGGSPQPTGAILLLGKI; encoded by the coding sequence ATGAATCTCGAAGGGCGCGGCGCAGAGATCATGGACTGCAAGGCGGTCCAGGAGCGGCTCGCGCTGGATGCCCTGGATCTCCTGGAATCGGACGCGGAGCGGCGGGCGCTTCGCCAGCATCTGGAGAGCGGTTGCCCCGCCTGTTCCGCCGAGCAGGCGGCCGTGCGAGAGACCCTCGGGCTGCTGCCCTATGCCCGGACGCCCGAGGAGCCTTCGCCCATGGTCAAGGCACGTCTCGTGGCGGCTGTCCGGCGTGACGCCGCGAATTCGGCCGCCGAGCCCAGAGGCTTCGGAAGATCTCGCCTCTGGGCCGTGGGGATCGCCGCAGGGGTGATCGTCGCGGTGCTGACCGGCGTGCTGGTGAGCCGCCGCGAGCGCGTCCTGGTGGCGGATCTGCATAGCCGGCTGCGCGCCCAGGAGCGGGAGCTGGCGTTACTGAAACAGCAGATGATTCGGGCCCGAGACACGCTGCAGCTCGTCAGCTCGCCCGGGGTGAGCGTGATCGACCTGGAGGGACAGGCCGACCGTTCTGAATCGCGGGCGAGAGTCTTCTGGGATCGCCGCCGGCAAACCTGGCAGATCTTCGCGGGCGGCCTGCCGCCTCCCGCGAAGGGAAGAAGCTATCAGCTGTGGATGGTGACCGCTACGGCCAAAATCAACGCCGGTGTCTTCGATCCCGCCGCGACGGCGGAGGCCTCCGGCACGGTCGCCATCCCTCGGGACGCGGGCGCGGTCGTGGCCGCGGCCGTCACCGAAGAGCCCGAAGGAGGCTCGCCTCAGCCGACCGGCGCGATCCTCCTCCTCGGGAAGATCTGA
- the mscL gene encoding large conductance mechanosensitive channel protein MscL — protein sequence MKGFRDFLLQTNALALAIGVIIGGAVGKVVSSLVKDILMPPLGLLIGRVDFSNFFVNLGSTHYDTLADAQKAGAPTLNLGLFLNTIVDFLIIALCVFVITKIAMKPAPPGPDMKDCPQCAERVPAVAKRCRYCTSQL from the coding sequence ATGAAAGGCTTCAGAGACTTCCTGCTCCAAACCAACGCTCTGGCCCTCGCGATTGGGGTGATCATCGGCGGGGCGGTGGGGAAAGTGGTCAGCTCGCTCGTCAAGGACATCCTCATGCCTCCCTTGGGACTTCTGATCGGGCGGGTCGACTTCTCCAACTTCTTCGTCAATCTCGGGTCGACTCATTACGACACCCTCGCCGACGCTCAGAAGGCAGGCGCCCCGACCCTGAACCTCGGCCTGTTCTTGAACACCATCGTCGACTTCTTGATCATCGCCCTGTGCGTCTTCGTGATCACGAAGATCGCCATGAAGCCCGCCCCGCCGGGTCCCGACATGAAGGATTGTCCCCAGTGCGCGGAGAGAGTGCCGGCGGTGGCGAAGCGATGCCGCTACTGCACGAGCCAGCTCTAG
- a CDS encoding serine/threonine-protein kinase, translating into MIGKTLNNYRVEELLGKGGMGEVYRAVDTRLGRPVALKILRPDLVGDAERRRRFLQEARAASTVNHPAIAQIYEIGESDDTTFITMEYVDGSTIRQLVSRRELDLPAAVEVGIQVGDGLARAHEAGIIHRDIKSDNVMVTKDGHPKILDFGLAKLLDSGEGEAGSSRMETLTRTHAGMILGTITYMSPEQARGLPADRRSDVFSYGILLYEMTAGKVPFQGASALDTLHAIAYEPTQPVTTIRTNVPYSLQKVIDRCMQKKPEERYQDLRDAVTELKKVKREIESGASGGVPVLDRFRGMFGNLTSRGLLWATIVGAVLGALLISLVTGSERGNVGPLIVVLLVGVFLFRRFRNRGQREMRRFVKKASALKEVQTILFHRGQFTVAAENPTARTYLKLNALLTAANERLYHGEPMTLVVREGLDEAESRSLLSMPGVQFVREGRRKAARLSSAGSGS; encoded by the coding sequence ATGATCGGGAAGACCCTCAATAACTACAGGGTGGAAGAGCTTCTCGGCAAGGGGGGCATGGGCGAGGTCTATCGTGCCGTGGACACCCGCCTGGGACGGCCCGTGGCGCTCAAGATCCTCCGGCCCGATCTGGTGGGAGACGCTGAGCGACGCCGGCGGTTCCTGCAGGAAGCGCGGGCCGCCTCCACCGTCAACCATCCCGCCATCGCCCAAATCTACGAAATCGGCGAGTCGGACGACACGACCTTCATCACTATGGAGTACGTCGACGGGTCCACGATCCGGCAGCTCGTCTCCCGCCGGGAGCTCGACCTCCCCGCCGCCGTCGAGGTGGGGATCCAGGTGGGTGACGGGCTGGCGCGGGCGCACGAGGCGGGAATCATCCACCGCGACATCAAGTCGGACAACGTCATGGTGACCAAGGACGGGCATCCGAAAATCCTCGATTTCGGGCTCGCGAAGCTCTTGGACTCGGGCGAAGGGGAGGCGGGGTCGAGCCGCATGGAAACGCTGACCCGCACGCATGCCGGGATGATCCTGGGAACGATCACTTACATGAGCCCGGAACAAGCCCGCGGTCTGCCGGCCGATCGCCGATCGGACGTCTTCTCGTACGGGATCCTCTTGTACGAAATGACGGCCGGAAAGGTCCCGTTCCAAGGGGCCAGCGCGCTGGACACTCTGCACGCCATCGCCTACGAGCCGACCCAGCCCGTCACGACGATCCGGACGAACGTCCCCTATTCCCTGCAGAAAGTCATCGACCGATGCATGCAGAAAAAGCCCGAAGAGCGCTACCAGGACCTTCGGGACGCGGTGACCGAGCTGAAGAAGGTGAAGCGCGAGATCGAGTCCGGTGCTTCCGGGGGAGTGCCCGTCCTGGATCGTTTCCGCGGGATGTTCGGCAATCTGACGTCGCGCGGCCTGCTCTGGGCGACTATCGTGGGAGCGGTCCTCGGGGCCCTGCTGATCTCCCTCGTGACCGGAAGCGAGCGCGGCAACGTCGGGCCGCTTATCGTCGTCCTGCTCGTGGGAGTCTTTCTCTTCCGGCGGTTCCGCAACCGCGGCCAGAGGGAGATGCGGCGTTTCGTGAAGAAGGCCTCGGCCCTCAAGGAAGTCCAGACCATCCTCTTCCACCGGGGACAGTTCACCGTGGCCGCCGAGAATCCCACCGCCCGCACCTACCTGAAGCTGAATGCGCTGCTCACCGCGGCGAACGAGCGCCTCTATCATGGGGAGCCGATGACGCTGGTCGTCCGGGAAGGGCTGGACGAGGCGGAATCGCGCAGCCTCCTGTCGATGCCCG